From Deinococcus aquaticus, one genomic window encodes:
- a CDS encoding cation:proton antiporter encodes MLSAFAILLCVTALLAFLNERFLHFPTTVGVTLAGALASIVLIALDALGLPGLRGWASGVLSTLNFTEFVLNGILSVLLFAGSLSLNARQLLRQRGSILTLAFLSTLISTFLIGFAAYGVFALVGLNVSLMWSLLFGALISPTDPVAVLDLLKRAKVPVKIETLIAGESLFNDGVGVVIFLALASAAGIGGHTGDVSAGSVLGLFAREALGGLAFGALLGGLGYVMLRSIQEHAVEVLITLALVIGGYVAAAALGISGPLAMVVAGLLISAWKEDVFSDSTREHVEGFWETIDQVLNIVLFAFIGLDVLLTETTGAQLLASALLIAVALAARWISVAIPFSLLRAREGYGAYTVRLLTWGGLRGGIAISLALGLPDSPYRTHVVTATYAVVLFTIAVQGLTIMPIVRRAVEASPEEG; translated from the coding sequence ATGTTGAGTGCGTTTGCCATCCTGCTGTGCGTCACGGCCCTGCTGGCGTTCCTGAACGAGCGGTTCCTGCATTTTCCGACCACGGTGGGCGTGACGCTGGCGGGCGCGCTGGCCAGCATCGTGCTGATCGCACTGGACGCGCTGGGCCTGCCGGGCCTGCGCGGCTGGGCGTCGGGCGTGCTGAGCACACTGAACTTCACGGAGTTCGTCCTGAACGGCATTCTGAGCGTGCTGCTCTTCGCGGGGTCGCTGAGCCTGAACGCGCGGCAGCTGCTGCGGCAGCGGGGCAGCATCCTGACGCTGGCGTTCCTGAGCACCCTGATCAGCACCTTCCTGATCGGGTTCGCGGCGTACGGGGTGTTCGCGCTGGTGGGCCTGAACGTGTCCCTGATGTGGTCGCTGCTGTTCGGCGCACTGATCAGCCCGACCGACCCGGTGGCGGTACTGGACCTGCTCAAGCGCGCGAAGGTGCCGGTGAAGATCGAGACGCTGATCGCCGGGGAAAGCCTCTTCAACGACGGGGTGGGCGTCGTGATCTTCCTGGCGCTGGCGAGCGCCGCCGGGATCGGCGGGCACACCGGCGACGTCAGCGCCGGGAGCGTGCTGGGCCTGTTCGCGCGCGAGGCGCTGGGCGGACTGGCATTCGGGGCGCTGCTGGGCGGCCTGGGGTACGTGATGCTGCGCAGCATCCAGGAGCACGCCGTGGAGGTCCTGATCACGCTGGCCCTCGTGATCGGCGGGTACGTCGCGGCGGCCGCCCTGGGCATCAGCGGGCCGCTGGCGATGGTCGTGGCGGGCCTGCTGATCTCCGCCTGGAAGGAGGACGTGTTCAGCGACAGCACGCGCGAGCACGTCGAGGGCTTCTGGGAGACGATCGATCAGGTGCTGAACATCGTGCTGTTCGCGTTCATCGGCCTGGACGTCCTGCTGACCGAGACGACGGGCGCGCAGCTGCTGGCGAGCGCCCTGCTGATTGCCGTGGCGCTCGCGGCCCGCTGGATCAGCGTGGCCATCCCGTTCTCGCTCCTGCGGGCGCGCGAGGGGTACGGGGCGTACACGGTGCGGCTCCTCACGTGGGGCGGCCTGCGCGGCGGGATTGCCATCAGCCTCGCGCTGGGCCTGCCGGACAGCCCTTACCGGACGCACGTGGTGACCGCCACGTACGCCGTCGTGCTGTTCACCATCGCCGTGCAGGGCCTGACGATCATGCCCATCGTGCGCCGCGCCGTGGAGGCCTCACCCGAGGAGGGTTAA
- a CDS encoding peptidylprolyl isomerase: MSDLYQADGFTPSPELSAERQTSFKAAPELGDGIEPGKSYRAVLETSKGRMVVELHADDAPVTVNSFAYLLRHHYYDGIKFHRVINGFMAQAGDPTGTGAGGPGYDFEDEHNQHRHQGKGVLSMANRGPNTNGSQFFITFTDTPHLDGRHTVFGRIVEGLDVLDRLTRIEPGMRGTPDVIETAYLVEK; this comes from the coding sequence ATGAGCGACCTTTACCAGGCAGACGGTTTCACGCCCAGCCCCGAACTCAGCGCCGAGCGCCAGACCAGCTTCAAGGCGGCCCCGGAACTCGGGGACGGCATCGAACCCGGCAAGAGCTACCGCGCCGTGCTGGAAACCAGCAAGGGCCGCATGGTCGTCGAACTGCACGCCGACGACGCGCCCGTCACCGTGAACAGCTTCGCGTATCTGCTGCGCCACCACTACTACGACGGCATCAAGTTCCACCGCGTCATCAACGGCTTCATGGCGCAGGCCGGTGACCCCACCGGCACCGGCGCGGGCGGCCCCGGCTACGACTTCGAGGACGAGCACAACCAGCACCGCCACCAGGGCAAGGGTGTCCTGAGCATGGCCAACCGTGGCCCGAACACCAACGGCAGCCAGTTCTTCATCACCTTCACCGACACCCCCCACCTCGACGGTCGCCACACTGTGTTCGGCCGGATCGTGGAAGGCCTGGACGTGCTCGACCGCCTGACCCGCATCGAGCCCGGCATGCGCGGCACGCCCGACGTGATCGAAACCGCGTACCTCGTCGAGAAATAA
- a CDS encoding metallophosphoesterase family protein has translation MIRLAILADLHANLAATLAVHADLQRRGLTDIWILGDLVGKGPRPREVLDWAQAHATRVIQGNWDARVAGATHRPQDLWPRSRLTPAQLTYLGELPYGIEEQFGGAWWRFVHASSRGLFHRLYPHSSLHDQLEAFAPNAQHGLTQHADALVYADMHEALLLDVEGRPLINCGSVGNPLDSTLPCYLILEFDPHSPNHTATFVRLTYDRDEEISAAEASDMPFTREYVAELLTGAYQKRRARTGE, from the coding sequence ATGATTCGCCTCGCCATTCTCGCGGACCTGCACGCCAATCTGGCGGCCACGCTCGCGGTTCACGCAGACCTTCAGCGGCGCGGTCTGACCGACATCTGGATTCTGGGCGACCTGGTCGGCAAGGGCCCCCGCCCCCGCGAAGTGCTCGACTGGGCGCAGGCGCACGCCACGCGCGTCATTCAGGGCAACTGGGACGCCCGCGTGGCCGGAGCCACCCACCGCCCCCAGGACCTCTGGCCGCGCAGCCGCCTGACGCCCGCGCAACTCACGTACCTGGGCGAACTGCCCTACGGGATCGAGGAGCAGTTCGGGGGCGCGTGGTGGCGCTTCGTGCATGCCAGCAGCCGCGGCCTGTTTCACCGCCTGTACCCGCACAGCAGCCTGCATGACCAGCTCGAGGCGTTCGCGCCCAACGCGCAGCACGGCCTGACCCAGCACGCCGACGCGCTGGTATACGCCGACATGCACGAGGCCCTGCTGCTGGACGTGGAAGGCCGCCCGCTGATCAACTGCGGCAGCGTGGGCAACCCGCTGGACTCCACGCTGCCGTGCTACCTGATCCTGGAATTCGACCCGCACAGCCCCAACCACACCGCGACCTTCGTGCGCCTCACCTACGACCGCGACGAGGAAATCAGCGCCGCCGAGGCCAGCGACATGCCGTTCACGCGCGAGTACGTCGCGGAACTCCTGACCGGCGCGTACCAGAAACGCCGCGCCCGCACCGGCGAGTAA
- a CDS encoding flavin reductase family protein: MSDTPSAGLNATEFRQTLGRFASGVTVITATDGQTRRGMTASAFVSVSLTPPLILVSVDTRAQMHELLSGESVTHFGVNVLSATQRHLSDHFAGKPGPEERVPWFEHEGLPLIGGSIAQLVCRKEQVITAGDHTLFMGFVEYSRYTDDDPLVYFRGQYHELG, encoded by the coding sequence ATGAGTGACACCCCCTCCGCCGGACTGAACGCCACGGAATTCCGTCAGACCCTGGGCCGCTTCGCGAGCGGCGTCACGGTTATCACCGCCACGGACGGCCAGACGCGCCGGGGCATGACCGCCAGCGCGTTCGTGTCGGTCAGCCTGACCCCGCCGCTGATTCTGGTCAGCGTGGATACCCGCGCGCAGATGCATGAACTGCTGTCCGGCGAGTCGGTCACGCATTTCGGCGTGAACGTCCTGTCGGCCACGCAGCGGCACCTGAGTGACCACTTTGCCGGGAAGCCCGGCCCCGAGGAGCGCGTGCCGTGGTTCGAGCACGAGGGCCTGCCCCTGATCGGCGGCAGCATCGCGCAACTGGTGTGCCGCAAGGAGCAGGTCATCACGGCGGGCGATCACACGCTGTTCATGGGCTTCGTGGAGTACAGCCGCTACACCGACGACGACCCGCTGGTGTACTTCCGCGGGCAGTACCACGAGCTGGGGTAA
- a CDS encoding glycoside hydrolase family 10 protein produces the protein MTPPLLRRAAPLILTCTLALGGVQATAPTAPTPAVPASAAPASPEATPPVPVPVASPPAVSTPAAPVSAAPAAVVPAPAAPVAEPGANLRGLWIDAFGPGLKTRAQVAQTVADAQRMGVNTLFVQAIRRADCLCLKASVPTVTDPDLEKNFDPLRVITTLAHARGMRVIAWVSVTGVGNTAAPNTNPAHVLRQHGAQAGAASWVARRPDGTWQEGRDTWLDAGIPDAAAYMAEAVVSLVRNYPVDGVQLDRIRYPDGDVWGYDPKTLARYRAETGRAGTPATTDPQWAAWKREQVTNLVRRITLEVKALRPDAWVSAATITYQTAPRPGDLNAFARTRTYGDVLQDWPAWMQSGLIDLNVLMNYKRDTVAPQADWFDGWNAFALSVRDRPDGARTALAAGTAMYLNTPDITAAQARRAVQTGMGWVGYSYRTPTAGVYGQRESTAQGLKSVMNVLGAPGMPLERPLAWTDAPPTVRGLLGRVTGTATPGRRAVQAIQQGRVVAESVTDALGYYGFAALPAGKTEVRVSGQRWADTIPERGVVRLPDLLVRDTPVVPVLPVKR, from the coding sequence ATGACGCCTCCTCTGCTGCGCCGCGCCGCGCCCCTGATCCTGACCTGCACGCTGGCCCTGGGGGGCGTTCAGGCCACCGCGCCCACCGCGCCCACCCCGGCGGTACCCGCTTCTGCCGCCCCCGCCTCTCCGGAGGCGACGCCCCCTGTGCCGGTGCCAGTTGCGTCCCCGCCTGCCGTGTCCACCCCGGCCGCGCCCGTGTCTGCGGCCCCTGCGGCTGTGGTGCCTGCGCCCGCTGCTCCGGTGGCCGAGCCGGGCGCGAACCTGCGGGGCCTGTGGATCGATGCGTTCGGGCCGGGCCTGAAGACGCGGGCGCAGGTCGCGCAGACCGTCGCGGACGCGCAGCGCATGGGCGTGAACACGCTGTTCGTGCAGGCCATCCGCCGCGCCGACTGCCTGTGCCTGAAGGCCAGCGTGCCCACCGTGACGGACCCGGACTTGGAGAAGAACTTCGATCCGCTGCGGGTCATTACCACGCTGGCGCACGCGCGCGGGATGCGCGTGATCGCGTGGGTCAGCGTGACCGGGGTGGGCAACACGGCCGCGCCGAACACCAACCCGGCGCACGTGCTGCGCCAGCATGGCGCGCAGGCGGGCGCGGCGTCCTGGGTGGCGCGCCGCCCGGACGGCACCTGGCAGGAGGGCCGTGATACGTGGCTGGACGCCGGGATTCCCGACGCGGCGGCGTACATGGCCGAGGCGGTCGTCAGTCTGGTCCGGAACTACCCGGTGGACGGCGTGCAACTGGACCGCATCCGCTACCCGGACGGGGACGTGTGGGGCTACGACCCGAAGACCCTGGCCCGCTACCGCGCCGAGACGGGCCGCGCCGGGACGCCCGCCACGACCGACCCGCAGTGGGCCGCGTGGAAGCGCGAGCAGGTCACGAACCTCGTGCGGCGCATCACGCTGGAGGTCAAGGCGTTGCGGCCGGACGCGTGGGTCAGCGCGGCGACCATCACGTACCAGACGGCGCCTCGCCCCGGCGACCTGAACGCCTTCGCGCGCACCCGCACGTACGGGGACGTGCTTCAGGACTGGCCCGCGTGGATGCAGAGCGGCCTGATCGACCTGAACGTCCTGATGAACTACAAGCGGGACACGGTCGCCCCGCAGGCCGACTGGTTTGACGGCTGGAACGCGTTTGCGCTGTCGGTCCGGGACCGCCCGGACGGCGCGCGGACTGCGCTGGCAGCCGGGACGGCCATGTACCTGAATACGCCGGACATCACGGCCGCGCAGGCCCGCCGGGCCGTGCAGACCGGGATGGGCTGGGTGGGGTACTCGTACCGCACGCCGACCGCCGGGGTGTACGGGCAGCGTGAGTCGACCGCGCAGGGCCTGAAGTCCGTCATGAACGTCCTGGGCGCGCCGGGTATGCCCCTGGAACGCCCGCTGGCCTGGACGGACGCGCCGCCCACCGTGCGGGGGCTGCTGGGCCGCGTGACGGGCACGGCCACGCCGGGCCGCCGGGCTGTACAGGCCATCCAGCAGGGCCGGGTGGTGGCCGAGAGCGTGACGGACGCCCTGGGATACTACGGGTTCGCGGCGCTGCCCGCCGGGAAAACCGAGGTGCGCGTCAGCGGTCAGCGCTGGGCGGACACCATTCCCGAGCGGGGCGTGGTGCGCCTGCCGGACCTGCTGGTGCGCGACACGCCGGTCGTGCCGGTCCTGCCCGTCAAGCGGTAA
- the dnaX gene encoding DNA polymerase III subunit gamma/tau: MSAIYQRARPVRWEDVVGQEHVKDVLKAALEQGRVGHAYLFSGPRGVGKTTTARLIAMTANCTGPLPKPCGECDSCLSVRAGSHPDVMEIDAASNNSVDDVRDLREKVSLAAMHGGKKIYILDEAHMMSRAAFNALLKTLEEPPSHVIFILATTEPEKIIPTILSRCQHYRFRRLTPEEIAGKLGGLVQREGARAEPDALHLIGRLADGAMRDGESLLERMLAAGTAITRAGVEDALGLPPGERVRGIAAALVGGDAGAAISGAAALYRDGFAARTVVEGLVAALGAALHAELGLKDTGPEARLDGADVPRLLKLQAALDEQESRFARAADQQSLELALTHALLAADASSGAAGRPAAGAATGPAASVPADLTQRLNRLEKELASLRARPAGGPVVSAPVADFDPGAVRSVATQPVNRQGSEERRLSVAVSHDLSEAELHISDAQWKQLRESAAISFKPFIREAKVRVDKGVFVVELDSKWTFHTNQLVDKFQDLCDLIWKTYPNLDVELITSKGVQKSISKSRDRERVSGGTHVSVQNLSVAAVGELHVSDSSAPLGKMVQEIAPFEPVRAAARRAAPSGPVQTSPAQSGPVQSAVQQDTEQAVAAVAPSPSLVAALPPRPERHGPRSPDDVAPAPLPHDPFGGDDPFGTEPFGEGADHVADQPPAPADAQGGDRLPPTRASRELYIVEPITEEPDWNALGGPYDDSGPLTPVQESPPPPSPRAAAVHAPVAASAVTPAGLSAPAPTAAAAPAPSRPGDIRAHPMYEDIRSRFGGRVREIGKNRNVPPTVTPGDDDTEDVDDSDV; encoded by the coding sequence GTGAGCGCCATCTATCAGCGCGCCCGGCCTGTGCGCTGGGAGGACGTGGTCGGGCAGGAGCACGTCAAGGACGTCCTGAAAGCCGCGCTGGAACAGGGCCGCGTGGGGCACGCGTACCTGTTCAGCGGGCCGCGCGGGGTCGGCAAGACCACCACGGCCCGCCTGATCGCCATGACCGCCAACTGCACCGGGCCGCTGCCCAAACCCTGCGGTGAGTGCGACTCCTGCCTGAGCGTCCGCGCCGGATCGCACCCGGACGTCATGGAGATCGACGCGGCCAGCAACAACAGCGTGGACGACGTGCGCGACCTGCGCGAGAAGGTCAGTCTGGCCGCCATGCACGGCGGCAAGAAGATCTACATCCTCGACGAGGCGCACATGATGAGCCGCGCGGCCTTCAACGCCCTCCTGAAAACGCTGGAAGAGCCACCCAGCCACGTGATCTTCATCCTGGCGACCACCGAACCCGAGAAGATCATCCCGACCATCCTCTCGCGCTGCCAGCACTACCGTTTTCGCCGCCTGACGCCCGAGGAGATCGCCGGGAAGCTCGGCGGACTGGTACAGCGCGAGGGCGCGCGCGCCGAACCGGACGCCCTGCACCTGATCGGCCGACTGGCCGACGGCGCCATGCGCGACGGCGAGAGCCTGCTGGAGCGGATGCTGGCCGCCGGGACCGCCATCACCCGCGCGGGTGTGGAGGACGCGCTGGGCCTCCCGCCGGGCGAACGGGTGCGCGGCATTGCCGCCGCGCTGGTGGGCGGGGACGCGGGAGCCGCCATCAGCGGCGCAGCCGCCCTGTACCGCGACGGGTTTGCGGCCCGCACGGTCGTCGAGGGTCTCGTCGCGGCGCTTGGCGCGGCCCTGCACGCCGAACTGGGCCTGAAAGACACCGGTCCGGAAGCCCGCCTGGACGGCGCGGACGTTCCCAGACTCCTGAAACTTCAGGCGGCGCTGGACGAGCAGGAATCCCGCTTTGCCCGCGCCGCCGACCAGCAGAGCCTGGAACTGGCCCTCACGCACGCCCTGCTGGCCGCCGACGCCAGCAGCGGTGCCGCTGGCCGGCCCGCCGCCGGGGCCGCCACAGGCCCCGCCGCGTCCGTCCCGGCGGACCTCACGCAACGCCTCAACCGACTGGAAAAGGAACTCGCCAGCCTGCGCGCCCGCCCCGCCGGTGGGCCGGTGGTGAGCGCCCCGGTCGCGGACTTCGACCCCGGCGCCGTTAGGTCAGTTGCAACGCAGCCAGTTAACCGGCAAGGCAGTGAGGAGCGGCGATTGTCGGTTGCCGTTTCACATGATTTATCAGAAGCTGAATTACACATTAGTGATGCTCAGTGGAAGCAGTTGCGCGAATCGGCGGCGATATCCTTTAAGCCATTTATTCGAGAAGCTAAAGTCAGGGTTGATAAAGGAGTATTTGTTGTCGAGCTTGATTCAAAGTGGACATTCCATACCAATCAGTTGGTAGATAAATTTCAGGATTTGTGTGATTTAATTTGGAAAACCTACCCTAATCTTGATGTCGAGCTCATTACAAGCAAGGGCGTTCAGAAATCTATAAGTAAAAGCAGAGATCGGGAACGGGTTTCTGGCGGCACTCATGTATCAGTGCAAAATCTCAGCGTGGCTGCTGTTGGTGAACTGCACGTTTCGGATAGCTCTGCACCATTGGGGAAAATGGTGCAAGAGATCGCACCGTTCGAGCCGGTGCGGGCCGCGGCGCGCCGCGCTGCCCCGTCCGGCCCAGTCCAGACCAGCCCAGCGCAGTCCGGCCCAGTCCAGTCTGCCGTCCAGCAGGACACGGAGCAGGCCGTGGCTGCCGTGGCCCCCAGCCCGTCCCTGGTCGCCGCGCTGCCCCCCCGCCCGGAACGCCACGGGCCGCGCAGCCCGGACGACGTGGCGCCCGCGCCCCTGCCCCACGATCCGTTCGGTGGTGACGATCCTTTCGGAACGGAACCCTTCGGGGAGGGGGCCGACCACGTGGCCGACCAGCCCCCGGCCCCTGCGGACGCGCAGGGCGGCGATCGCCTGCCGCCCACCCGTGCCAGCCGCGAACTGTACATCGTGGAACCCATCACCGAGGAACCCGACTGGAACGCCCTGGGCGGCCCCTACGACGACAGCGGCCCCCTGACCCCCGTTCAGGAAAGCCCGCCTCCCCCGTCTCCCCGCGCCGCCGCCGTCCACGCGCCGGTCGCCGCTTCCGCCGTGACCCCGGCTGGACTGTCGGCCCCTGCGCCCACTGCTGCGGCCGCGCCCGCGCCGTCGCGTCCGGGCGACATCCGCGCGCACCCCATGTACGAGGACATCCGCAGCCGCTTTGGCGGGCGCGTGCGCGAAATCGGCAAGAACCGCAACGTGCCCCCCACCGTGACCCCCGGCGACGATGACACCGAGGACGTAGACGACAGCGACGTGTAA
- a CDS encoding NAD-dependent malic enzyme, whose amino-acid sequence MPKNLPVSRYYDVKRDPQGQRFIDVHVSGLALLQNPLLNKTTAFTPEERRELGLEGLVPPHTSTFEEQKERTYLRYLKCSSDLEKHEYLRALQDRNEVLFYAILEDHLEEMLPIIYTPTVGEAVRHYSSNYRYPRGFTVSTGDIDRVEDMLENVTVNDVRMIVATDSSAILGIGDQGFGGMAISIGKLSLYTAAGGVGPDKTLPVELDVGTNRQDLIDDPLYLGVHHRRLTGEAYDEFLDTFVEAVTARYPKAIIQWEDFSRGTAFRVLERYRRVVPSFNDDIQGTGAMALAGLISAARLKGERLSEQVFVVVGAGAAGIGVAMAIRHGLQADGLSAEDANARVFVVDRYGLLMHGQPDLEDQQLSFARRPEDLSGWVFDGEYPSMHDVIVNARATALLGFTGVPGLFRQESVQAMLDFTPRPIVFPLSNPSSHVEARPADLIHWTRGGAIIASGSPFPDVEYEGKRYPVGQGNNAFIFPGLGFGAVASRAREITDNMVMEAARTLAEFTQAYGERVYPPISELRELSIQVAVNVALQSIRDGVCAERRIRNMTRDELEAVIRDRAWQPRYLPLRQG is encoded by the coding sequence ATGCCGAAAAATCTTCCTGTCTCCCGGTACTACGACGTGAAACGCGACCCTCAGGGACAGCGCTTCATCGACGTGCACGTGTCGGGACTGGCGCTGCTGCAGAATCCGCTGCTGAACAAGACCACGGCCTTCACGCCCGAGGAACGCCGGGAACTGGGCCTCGAGGGCCTCGTGCCGCCGCACACCAGCACCTTCGAGGAGCAGAAGGAACGCACGTACCTGCGCTACCTCAAGTGCAGTTCCGACCTGGAAAAGCACGAATACCTGCGCGCCCTGCAGGACCGCAACGAGGTGCTGTTCTACGCGATCCTGGAAGATCACCTTGAGGAGATGCTGCCCATCATCTACACGCCCACGGTGGGCGAGGCGGTCCGTCACTACTCCAGCAACTACCGTTACCCGCGCGGGTTCACGGTCAGCACGGGCGACATCGACCGCGTGGAGGACATGCTGGAGAACGTCACCGTGAACGACGTGCGCATGATCGTCGCCACCGACAGCAGCGCCATCCTGGGCATCGGGGATCAGGGCTTCGGGGGCATGGCGATCAGCATCGGGAAACTGTCGCTGTACACGGCCGCCGGGGGCGTCGGGCCGGACAAGACCCTGCCGGTCGAGCTGGACGTCGGCACCAACCGTCAGGACCTGATCGACGATCCGCTGTACCTGGGCGTGCACCACCGCCGCCTGACCGGCGAGGCCTACGACGAGTTCCTGGATACCTTCGTGGAGGCCGTCACGGCCCGCTACCCGAAAGCGATCATCCAGTGGGAGGATTTCAGCCGGGGCACGGCGTTCCGGGTGCTGGAACGCTACCGCCGCGTGGTGCCCAGCTTCAACGACGACATTCAGGGCACGGGCGCCATGGCGCTGGCCGGGCTGATCAGCGCCGCGCGCCTCAAGGGCGAACGCCTGAGCGAACAGGTGTTCGTGGTGGTGGGCGCGGGGGCCGCCGGGATCGGCGTGGCCATGGCCATCCGCCACGGCCTTCAGGCCGACGGGCTGAGCGCTGAGGACGCGAACGCCCGCGTGTTCGTCGTGGACCGCTACGGCCTGCTGATGCACGGCCAGCCGGACCTGGAAGACCAGCAGCTGAGCTTCGCGCGCCGCCCGGAAGACCTGAGCGGCTGGGTGTTCGACGGCGAGTACCCCAGCATGCACGACGTGATCGTGAACGCCCGCGCCACCGCGCTACTGGGCTTCACGGGCGTGCCCGGCCTGTTCCGGCAGGAGAGCGTGCAGGCCATGCTGGACTTCACGCCCCGGCCCATCGTGTTCCCGCTGAGCAACCCCAGCAGCCACGTCGAGGCGCGCCCCGCCGACCTGATCCACTGGACGCGCGGCGGCGCGATCATCGCGTCCGGCAGCCCGTTCCCCGACGTGGAGTACGAAGGGAAACGCTACCCGGTCGGGCAGGGCAACAACGCCTTCATCTTCCCCGGACTGGGCTTCGGAGCCGTCGCCAGCCGCGCCCGTGAAATCACGGACAACATGGTCATGGAAGCCGCCCGCACCCTCGCCGAGTTCACGCAGGCGTACGGCGAGCGCGTGTACCCGCCCATCAGCGAACTGCGCGAACTGAGCATCCAGGTGGCCGTGAACGTCGCCCTGCAGAGCATCCGGGACGGCGTGTGCGCCGAGCGCCGCATCCGCAACATGACCCGCGACGAACTGGAAGCCGTGATCCGCGACCGCGCGTGGCAACCGCGTTACCTCCCACTGCGGCAGGGTTGA